The following are encoded together in the Mesoplodon densirostris isolate mMesDen1 chromosome 2, mMesDen1 primary haplotype, whole genome shotgun sequence genome:
- the PPCS gene encoding phosphopantothenate--cysteine ligase, giving the protein MAAVDLVAEFPQPAGAARWAEVMARFAAGLGAQGRRVVLVTSGGTKVPLEARPVRFLDNFSSGRRGATSAEAFLAAGYGVLFLYRARSAFPFAHRFPPQTWLSALRPSGRAASGLLNLEAEEKALPGFAAALRNYQEAEAAGTFLAIEFTTLADYLHLLQAAAQALNPLGSSAMFYLAAAVSDFYVPVSEMPEHKIQSSGGPLQITMKMVPKMLSPLVKDWAPKAFIISFKLETDPSIVIDRARNALEIYRHQVVVANILDSRRSFVVIITKESETKLLLSEEEVGKGIEIEEKIVDDLQSRHTAFIHDKN; this is encoded by the exons ATGGCGGCAGTGGACCTGGTCGCCGAGTTCCCCCAGCCCGCCGGTGCTGCGCGCTGGGCCGAGGTGATGGCTCGGTTCGCCGCCGGGCTGGGCGCGCAGGGCCGACGGGTAGTGTTGGTCACGTCCGGCGGCACCAAGGTTCCCCTGGAAGCCCGGCCTGTGCGCTTCCTGGACAACTTCAGCAGCGGGCGGCGCGGTGCTACCTCGGCCGAAGCCTTCCTGGCCGCGGGCTACGGGGTCCTGTTTCTGTACCGTGCTCGCTCTGCCTTCCCCTTTGCCCACCGCTTCCCGCCCCAGACGTGGCTGTCGGCTCTGCGGCCCTCCGGCCGAGCGGCTTCGGGCTTGCTGAACTTGGAGGCGGAGGAGAAGGCACTCCCGGGCTTCGCCGCGGCTCTGCGGAACTACCAGGAGGCTGAGGCTGCCGGCACCTTCCTGGCCATAGAGTTCACCACTTTGGCAGACTATTTGCATCTGCTGCAGGCTGCAGCCCAGGCGCTCAATCCGCTAG GCTCTTCTGCGATGTTTTACCTGGCTGCGGCCGTGTCAGATTTCTATGTTCCTGTGTCTGAAATGCCTGAACACAAGATCCAGTCATCTGGGGGCCCACTGCAG ATAACAATGAAGATGGTGCCAAAAATGCTTTCTCCTTTGGTTAAAGACTGGGCTCCCAAAGCatttataatttcctttaagTTGGAGACTGACCCGTCCATTGTAATTGATCGTGCACGGAATGCTTTGGAAATTTATCGACATCAAGTGGTGGTGGCTAACATCCTTGATTCACGACGGTCCTTTGTGGTTATTATAACCAAAGAGTCAGAAACCAAGTTATTGTTATCAGAGGAAGAAGTAGGAAAAGGCATAGAGATAGAAGAGAAGATAGTGGATGATCTTCAGTCTCGACATACTGCTTTTATACATGACAAAAACTGA